One Oncorhynchus masou masou isolate Uvic2021 chromosome 2, UVic_Omas_1.1, whole genome shotgun sequence genomic region harbors:
- the LOC135552972 gene encoding uncharacterized protein LOC135552972: protein MINSPMINSPMIKSPMINSPMMKSPMMKSPMIKSPVIDSPMMKSPMIKSPVIKSPMMKSPVIKSPVMKSPVMKSPVMKSPVMKSPVMKFPSPVMKSPVMKSPMIKSPVMKSPMMKSPVMKSPVIKSPMIKSPVMKSPVIKSPSPVKSPMIKSPVIKSPMIKSPVIKSPMIKSPSPVMKSPVIKSPMIKSPVIKSPVIKSPMIKSPVIKSPMIKSPVIKSPVIKSPMMKSPVIKSPMMKSPMMKSPMIKSPVIKSPMMKSPVIKSPMMKSPVIKSPVIKSPVIKSPMIKSPVIKSPVIKSPMMKSPSPVIKSPMIMSPMIKSPVIKSPVIKSPVMKSPMIKSPVMKSPMMKSPMMKSPMIKSPSPVIKSPMIKSPVMKSPVIKSPMMKSPVMKSPVMKSPMMKSPMIKSPSPMIKSPMMKSPVIKSPMMKSPMIKSPVIKSPMMKSPMIKSPSPVIKSPMIKSPVMKSPMIKSPMKSPVIKSPMMKSPMMKSPVIKSPMMKSPMIKSPVIKSPDDLL, encoded by the exons ATGATTAACTCTCCTATGATTAACTCTCCTATGATTAAGTCTCCTATGATTAACTCTCCTATGATGAAGTCTCCTATGATGAAGTCTCCTATGATTAAGTCTCCTGTGATTGACTCTCCTATGATGAAGTCTCCTATGATTAAGTCTCCTGTGATTAAGTCTCCTATGATGAAGTCTCCTGTGATTAAGTCTCCTGTGATGAAGTCTCCGGTGATGAAGTCTCCGGTGATGAAGTCTCCGGTGATGAAGTCTCCTGTGATGAAGTTTCCT TCTCCTGTGATGAAGTCTCCTGTGATGAAGTCTCCTATGATTAAGTCTCCTGTGATGAAGTCTCCTATGATGAAGTCTCCTGTGATGAAGTCTCCTGTGATTAAGTCTCCTATGATTAAGTCTCCTGTGATGAAGTCTCCTGTGATTAAGTCTCCT TCTCCTGTGAAGTCTCCTATGATTAAGTCTCCTGTGATTAAGTCTCCTATGATTAAGTCTCCTGTGATTAAGTCTCCTATGATTAAGTCTCCT TCTCCTGTGATGAAGTCTCCTGTGATTAAGTCTCCTATGATTAAGTCTCCTGTGATTAAGTCTCCTGTGATTAAGTCTCCTATGATTAAGTCTCCTGTGATTAAGTCTCCTATGATTAAGTCTCCTGTGATTAAGTCTCCTGTGATTAAGTCTCCTATGATGAAGTCTCCTGTGATTAAGTCTCCTATGATGAAGTCTCCTATGATGAAGTCTCCTATGATTAAGTCTCCTGTGATTAAGTCTCCTATGATGAAGTCTCCTGTGATTAAGTCTCCTATGATGAAGTCTCCTGTGATTAAGTCTCCTGTGATTAAGTCTCCTGTGATTAAGTCTCCTATGATTAAGTCTCCTGTGATTAAGTCTCCTGTGATTAAGTCTCCTATGATGAAGTCTCCT TCTCCTGTGATTAAGTCTCCTATGATTATGTCTCCTATGATTAAGTCTCCTGTGATTAAGTCTCCTGTGATTAAGTCTCCTGTGATGAAGTCTCCTATGATTAAGTCTCCTGTGATGAAGTCTCCTATGATGAAGTCTCCTATGATGAAGTCTCCTATGATTAAGTCTCCT TCTCCTGTGATTAAGTCTCCTATGATTAAGTCTCCTGTGATGAAGTCTCCTGTGATTAAGTCTCCTATGATGAAGTCTCCTGTGATGAAGTCTCCTGTGATGAAGTCTCCTATGATGAAGTCTCCTATGATTAAGTCTCCT TCTCCTATGATTAAGTCTCCTATGATGAAGTCTCCTGTGATTAAGTCTCCTATGATGAAGTCTCCTATGATTAAGTCTCCTGTGATTAAGTCTCCTATGATGAAGTCTCCTATGATTAAGTCTCCT TCTCCTGTGATTAAGTCTCCTATGATTAAGTCTCCTGTGATGAAGTCTCCTATGATTAAGTCTCCTATGAAGTCTCCTGTGATTAAGTCTCCTATGATGAAGTCTCCTATGATGAAGTCTCCTGTGATTAAGTCTCCTATGATGAAGTCTCCTATGATTAAGTCTCCTGTGATTAAGTCTCCTGATGATCTCCTATGA